A portion of the Punica granatum isolate Tunisia-2019 chromosome 7, ASM765513v2, whole genome shotgun sequence genome contains these proteins:
- the LOC116215154 gene encoding uncharacterized protein LOC116215154: protein MGLDCWDKMRVPLRNLWIDVATRLGVRNRGLLKLRQDVRRCEYDDVHVMWNMLKKNETEAAALSPKRRKKRSFWSFFDWARCAPNLRH, encoded by the exons ATGGGATTGGACTGCTGGGACAAGATGAGGGTTCCTCTCAGGAACCTGTGGATCGATGTCGCTACGCGTCTTGGTGTCCGCAACCGCG GGTTGCTGAAGCTCCGACAGGATGTGAGGAGATGCGAGTACGACGATGTCCATGTGATGTGGAACATgctgaagaaaaatgaaaccGAGGCGGCAGCCCTGAGCCctaagaggaggaagaagcgATCGTTCTGGAGCTTCTTCGATTGGGCCCGGTGCGCTCCCAACCTCCGCCACTAG
- the LOC116212961 gene encoding 40S ribosomal protein S29: MGHSNVWNSHPKNYGPGSRACRVCGNPHGLIRKYGLMCCRQCFRSNAKEIGFIKYR, encoded by the exons ATGGGGCACTCGAATGTGTGGAACTCGCACCCAAAGAACTACGGTCCCGGTTCTCGCGCCTG CCGAGTTTGCGGGAACCCTCACGGTTTGATCCGGAAGTACGGCCTCATGTGCTGCAGGCAGTGCTTTCGCAGCAATGCCAAGGAAATTGGCTTCATCAAG TATCGTTAA